Part of the Actinomycetes bacterium genome, CGGACGCGCGGCGACGGGTTACGGACCCGCGGGCCAGCTTCGAGGTCGGTGCCGCCGACGCGCTGCCGGTGGAGCCGGCGTCGGTCGACGTCGTGGTGGGCGGTCTGGTGCTGAACTTCGTGCCCGACCCTGGCCGGGCGCTCGCCTCGATGCGGGACGCGGCCCGGTCCGACGGCACCGTCGGCGCCTACGTCTGGGACTACGGCGAGGGGATGGCGATGGTGCGCCACCTCTTCGACGCGGCGCTGCAGGTGGACCCCGAGGGCGCCGCTTCGCACGACGAGGGCAGACGCTTCCCGCTGTGCCGGCCGCGTCCTCTGCGCGAGGCGTTCCAGGACGCCGGCCTCCGGTCGGTCGACGTCGACGAGGTCGTGGTCCCCACGGTGTTCCGGGACGTCGACGACTACTGGTCGCCCTTCCTGGCTGGGCAGTTCCCGGCGCCGGCTTACGTCTGCTCGCTGCCCCCTGACACACGGGAAGCGTTGCGGGCCGCGGTCGTCGCACGGCTGCCTGTGGCGGACGACGGCTCGGTCCCGCTCACCGCCCGCGCGTGGGTGGCCCGCGGCACGGTCGCCTGACGCACGGACGCTCACGCGCCCGCCCGAATCGGGGCCTGGACAGGGAATTCGTCGGATGCCACCGTGAGGGGAGTACGGCCGTCGAGCCGTCGAGGTCCAGGGGGCGCCATGAGCCACATCCCGACGAACCGCCCGTGGGACCTACCGCCCCTCGACCCGGCCGACGCGGCCAAGGAGAACCGCCAGACGATGGTCTGGATGTGCGCGCTGTGCTTCCTCCTCCTCGTGGTCGGCGTGCTGATCGGGTGACGCCGGCGGATTCCCGGCCGACTGTCGGCCGGGTCGCCGTCAGCCGCTCCGCCCG contains:
- a CDS encoding methyltransferase domain-containing protein translates to MESWRGGDLYEAYMGRWSRLVAPEYVAWLDPPAGGRWLDIGCGTGVLTQAVLDRCAPASVLGVDPSDGFVADARRRVTDPRASFEVGAADALPVEPASVDVVVGGLVLNFVPDPGRALASMRDAARSDGTVGAYVWDYGEGMAMVRHLFDAALQVDPEGAASHDEGRRFPLCRPRPLREAFQDAGLRSVDVDEVVVPTVFRDVDDYWSPFLAGQFPAPAYVCSLPPDTREALRAAVVARLPVADDGSVPLTARAWVARGTVA